A region of Salvia splendens isolate huo1 chromosome 17, SspV2, whole genome shotgun sequence DNA encodes the following proteins:
- the LOC121774803 gene encoding protein LIGHT-DEPENDENT SHORT HYPOCOTYLS 10-like, whose protein sequence is MMSSDHGGGGGGEGSSAVAAARQPPPPQLSRYESQKRRDWNTFGQYLRNKRPPVALAQCNYGHVLEFMRYLDQFGKTKVHMQGCMFFGHPEPAGPCTCPLRQAWGSLDALVGRLRAAYEENGGLQETNPFANGAIRIYLREVRDSQAKARGIPYKKKKKKKTKKLSGTGNSTFPSMQHSAV, encoded by the coding sequence ATGATGTCTAGTGAccacggcggcggcggaggcggggAGGGATCGTCGGCTGTGGCGGCGGCCCGCCAACCGCCTCCGCCGCAGCTGAGCCGGTACGAGTCCCAGAAGAGGCGCGATTGGAACACGTTCGGCCAGTACCTGCGGAACAAGCGCCCGCCCGTGGCACTGGCGCAGTGCAACTACGGTCACGTGTTGGAATTCATGCGCTACCTCGACCAGTTCGGGAAGACGAAGGTCCACATGCAGGGGTGCATGTTCTTCGGGCATCCAGAGCCCGCGGGCCCCTGCACCTGCCCCCTCAGGCAGGCCTGGGGCAGCCTGGATGCCCTCGTGGGCCGCCTCAGGGCGGCCTACGAGGAAAATGGAGGGCTGCAAGAGACCAATCCATTCGCCAATGGAGCGATACGGATCTACCTCAGGGAGGTTAGGGACTCCCAGGCCAAGGCGCGGGGAATCCCGtataagaagaagaaaaagaagaagacgaagaaaTTGAGTGGAACGGGCAACTCTACCTTTCCCTCTATGCAGCATTCTGCAGTCTAA